One genomic segment of Coffea arabica cultivar ET-39 chromosome 6e, Coffea Arabica ET-39 HiFi, whole genome shotgun sequence includes these proteins:
- the LOC113694827 gene encoding protein transport protein SEC24 A-like, with the protein MGTENPNRASYSQRPSTSPFFAAQTASPFSSSTPVAGAEASSFRSYNPIPSSQIPPSSSEASGFRSVQPGRSNDPAGPPPPPSYGPPQTGPFQHLSGPQFSSPVQVPSLRTSAGERPVVAPPVRPPAGPFSSTPVSFQMRPQPPTIPFGSPPQSMNTVQPGMNVPLSSVDSPFGASSTNLQPSSPPMRASFPAARGTLQSAFSGYPSQQYNAVPQAPPVNSVAFPPHQGGSVTPAPAVSGPYVGQQGGYVQSPPTAAPVGMYSRDRMQHPASLPPLGTAQGLVEDFRSLSLGSVPGSLDAGIDSKALPRPLDGDVEPKSFAEMYPMNCSSRYLRLSTCAIPNSQSLASRWHLPLGAVVCPLAEAPEREEVPIVNFVTTGIIRCRRCRTYVNPYVTFTDHGRKWRCNLCSLLNDVPGEYYAHLDASGRRIDLDQRPELTKGSVEFIAPAEYMLRPPMPPLYFFLIDVSVCAVRSGMLEVVAQTIKSCLDTLPGFPRTQIGFITFDSTVHFYNIKSSLTQPQMMVVSDLDDIFVPLPDDLLVNLSESRTVVDAFLDSLPSMFQENTNVESAFGPALKAAFMVMSQLGGKLLIFQNTLPSLGAGRLRLRGDDARVYGTEKEYTLRVPEDPFYKQMAADFSKFQIAVNIYAFSDKYTDIATLGTLAKYTGGQVYYYPNFVASIHKDKLRHELGRDLTRETAWEAVLRIRCGRGVRFTSYHGNFMLRSTDLMALPVLDCDKAYAMQLCLEETLLTTDTVYFQVALLYTSSSGERRIRVHNAAAPVVADVGELYRVADIGAVVSLLSRLAFEKSLSYKLEDARTSVQHRIVKALREYRNLHAVQHRLGGRMIYPESLKLLALYGLALCKSTPLRGGYADTQLDERCAAGYTMMALPVKKLLKLLYPNLIWLDEYLLKASFADESENIWKRLPLSAESLDSRGIYIYDDGFRFVLWFGRVLSPDIARSVLGEDYAVDYSRVCLTEQDNEMSRRLMRIIKKYRESDPSYYQLCHLVWQGEQPREGLYLLANLVEDQVGGTNSYADWLLQLHRQVQQNA; encoded by the exons ATGGGAACTGAAAATCCTAACCGTGCAAGTTATTCTCAGAGACCATCTACCTCACCATTCTTTGCTGCTCAAACTGCTTCACCATTTTCATCATCTACCCCAGTGGCTGGAGCAGAAGCCTCTTCTTTTCGCTCTTATAATCCTATTCCCTCTTCCCAGATCCCACCTTCCTCCTCAGAGGCCTCTGGTTTTAGGTCTGTACAGCCGGGCAGATCTAATGATCCAGCAGGACCACCTCCTCCACCATCCTATGGCCCGCCACAGACTGGACCTTTTCAGCATCTCTCAGGCCCACAATTTTCCTCACCTGTGCAAGTGCCTTCTCTTCGGACTTCAGCTGGGGAGCGGCCAGTAGTTGCTCCACCAGTAAGACCTCCCGCTGGCCCTTTCTCATCTACTCCAGTTTCCTTTCAAATGCGGCCACAGCCTCCTACTATTCCTTTTGGATCTCCGCCTCAAAGCATGAATACTGTTCAACCAGGTATGAATGTTCCTCTATCGTCTGTGGATTCACCTTTTGGTGCTTCTAGCACAAACTTACAGCCATCATCACCACCTATGAGGGCATCGTTTCCTGCTGCCAGAGGTACCTTGCAGTCAGCTTTTTCTGGGTACCCTAGTCAGCAGTATAATGCAGTTCCACAAGCTCCACCTGTGAACTCTGTTGCCTTTCCACCTCACCAAGGTGGTTCTGTTACACCTGCGCCAGCAGTATCAGGGCCTTATGTTGGTCAACAAGGAGGTTATGTGCAGTCTCCTCCAACTGCAGCTCCAGTAGGGATGTATTCACGGGACCGCATGCAACATCCAGCCTCTCTGCCACCTCTAGGCACTGCACAAGGCTTGGTGGAGGACTTCAGGTCCCTCTCTCTTGGGTCTGTTCCTGGATCATTGGATGCAGGAATTGATTCTAAAGCATTACCAAGGCCATTGGATGGGGATGTGGAGCCTAAATCTTTTGCCGAGATGTATCCTATGAACTGTAGTTCTAGATATTTGCGGTTGAGCACATGTGCGATTCCAAATTCTCAGTCCTTGGCTTCAAGGTGGCATTTGCCTCTGGGAGCGGTTGTTTGCCCTCTTGCAGAAGCTCCAGAAAGG GAGGAAGTTCCTATAGTTAATTTTGTGACAACTGGCATCATTCGTTGTAGAAGGTGTCGTACATATGTTAATCCATATGTCACATTCACTGACCATGGAAGAAAGTGGAGGTGCAACCTATGTTCATTGCTTAATGATG TCCCTGGCGAATATTATGCCCACTTGGATGCTAGTGGTAGGAGAATTGACTTGGATCAACGGCCTGAGCTTACTAAGGGTAGTGTTGAATTTATTGCTCCCGCTGAATATATGCTCCGGCCACCAATGCCGCCACTGTACTTTTTTCTCATTGATGTTTCAGTCTGCGCTGTGAGAAGTGGAATGCTGGAG GTAGTAGCACAAACTATTAAGTCTTGTTTGGACACCTTGCCTGGATTTCCCAGAACACAGATTGGCTTCATAACTTTTGATAGCACAGTGCATTTTTATAATATAAAG TCTTCTTTGACTCAGCCCCAGATGATGGTGGTCTCGGATCTGGATGATATATTTGTACCCTTGCCAGATGATCTTCTTGTTAACTTGTCTGAGTCAAGAACTGTTGTTGATGCATTTCTCGATAGCTTGCCCTCCATGTTTCAGGAGAACACGAATGTGGAGTCTGCTTTTGGTCCGGCTCTTAAAGCGGCTTTCATGGTTATG AGTCAACTTGGTGGCAAATTGTTGATTTTTCAAAACACGTTGCCATCGCTAGGTGCTGGCCGCCTGAGGCTTCGTGGAGATGATGCACGTGTTTATGGGACCGAGAAAGAGTATACATTAAGAGTTCCAGAAGATCCATTTTATAAACAGATGGCTGCTGATTTCTCGAAGTTTCAGATAGCAGTAAATATATATGCATTCAGCGATAAGTATACCGACATAGCCACCTTAG GAACTCTGGCAAAATATACTGGTGGACAGGTATACTACTATCCAAATTTTGTTGCTTCTATTCACAAAGATAAACTAAGACACGAGTTAGGTAGAGATCTTACAAGAGAGACTGCGTGGGAAGCTGTTTTGCGCATACGATGTGGGAGAG GTGTGCGTTTTACTTCTTACCATGGGAACTTTATGCTGCGATCTACTGATCTTATGGCACTTCCAGTTCTTGACTGTGACAAAGCATATGCAATGCAGTTATGCCTCGAAGAAACACTGCTGACAACAGATACGGTGTATTTCCAAGTTGCTTTATT GTATACATCATCTTCCGGAGAAAGGCGTATCAGGGTCCACAATGCTGCAGCTCCAGTTGTTGCTGATGTAGGAGAATTGTATCGCGTGGCTGATATTGGTGCCGTAGTATCTTTGCTTTCGAGGCTTG CATTTGAGAAGTCATTGTCCTACAAATTGGAAGACGCTCGAACTTCTGTTCAACATAGGATTGTCAAGGCCCTTAGAGAATATAGAAACCTTCATGCTGTCCAGCATCGGTTGGGAGGCAGGATGATATACCCTGAATCTTTGAAGTTATTGGCTCTATATGGTTTAGCATTGTGTAAATCAACACCTCTTCGTGGTGGATACGCTGACACACAGCTTGATGAACGCTGCGCTGCTGGATATACCATGATGGCTTTGCCAGTTAAAAAATTGTTGAAACTTCTGTatccaaatctgatttggctaGATGAGTATCTCTTGAAG GCATCTTTTGCCGATGAATCAGAGAACATTTGGAAGAGACTTCCACTTTCTGCAGAGAGCCTAGACTCAAGGGGAATTTATATTTATGATGATGgttttagatttgttttatggtTTGGCAGAGTGCTATCACCTGATATAGCTAGGAGTGTACTTGGTGAAGATTATGCTGTAGACTATTCAAGG GTTTGCCTTACTGAGCAAGACAATGAAATGTCAAGAAGGCTGATGAGGATAATTAAGAAGTACAGGGAAAGTGACCCATCATATTATCAACTCTGTCACCTTGTATGGCAAGGTGAACAACCAAGAGAAGGTCTCTACCTGCTTGCTAATCTAGTTGAGGACCAGGTCGGGGGTACAAATAGCTATGCTGATTGGTTGTTGCAATTGCATCGGCAAGTTCAACAAAATGCATAA
- the LOC113696693 gene encoding uncharacterized protein produces MHESGDQVTQQADGGSQLHEQCQNSPIQQSQLGTRHEPTEENPNQDSRGPHSNDTTFMSCNSDNAGTTNDSSEVHQKTRGPTFMKEIWGRPKDLPRIEIKLDDNRIPISEKTSFFEFLGSLDRNGMYCPIDVESWLKVPRKLKMDMLEVIKERFALPMGLEAWTLRSIGKKWRSWKADLKATYFDPAVPIAEARFQKDIRVREEQWIKLWAYWKSEEAKQLSERNKKARGEKKMNHTTGKKSFAHLRNHLAKQLGRPPTRVEMFNKFYTHVDGTPSSSIVAENLEKMNELKNQLPSDLHDPVGRNDIFAQVVGQDKHGHVRLFSDGVNPTDLWEDIPSRNTCYRINIQQQSTLVRLEERLQ; encoded by the exons ATGCATGAATCAGGTGACCAAGTTACTCAACAAGCTGATGGAGGTTCACAGTTGCATGAGCAGTGCCAGAATTCTCCAATTCAACAATCTCAACTTGGAACAAGGCATGAACCAACTGAagaaaatccaaatcaggaTTCTCGAGGTCCACATTCCAATGACACCACCTTCATGTCATGCAACTCTGATAATGCAG GTACTACAAACGATTCAAGTGAAGTACATCAGAAAACCCGAGGCCCTACATTTATGAAAGAAATTTGGGGTCGGCCTAAGGACCTTCCACGGATTGAGATTAAACTCGATGACAATAGGATCCCTATAAGTGAGAAAACTTCTTTCTTTGAATTCTTGGGCAGTTTGGATAGGAATGGTATGTATTGTCCAATAGATGTTGAAAGTTGGCTTAAGGTGCCAAGGAAACTTAAAATGGACATGTTAGAAGTGATAAAG GAAAGGTTTGCTTTGCCTATGGGACTGGAAGCTTGGACCTTAAGATCTATTGGCAAAAAATGGAGAAGCTGGAAGGCAGATTTAAAGGCTACATATTTTGATCCTGCCGTGCCAATTGCTGAAGCTCGGTTTCAAAAGGACATAAGGGTACGGGAAGAGCAATGGATCAAACTTTGGGCTTATTGGAAAAGTGAAGAAGCAAAG CAACTAAGTGAGAGGAACAAGAAAGCTAGAGGGGAGAAGAAGATGAACCACACAACCGGAAAAAAGTCATTTGCTCATCTTCGGAACCACTTG GCCAAACAGTTGGGAAGACCTCCTACTAGAGTAGAAATGTTTAATAAGTTTTATACCCATGTCGATGGAACTCCATCAAGTAGTATAGTTGCTGAGAATTTG gaaaaaatgaatgaacTGAAAAATCAGCTTCCATCGGATTTGCACGATCCAGTTGGTCGCAATGACATATTTGCCCAGGTGGTTGGGCAAGACAAACATGGTCATGTTCGCTTGTTTAGTGACGGTGTGAATCCAACGGACTTATGGGAAGACATTCCTAGTCGTAACACATGTTACCGTATCAATATTCAACAACAGTCAACATTGGTCCGTTTGGAGGAAAGACTTCAGTGA
- the LOC113696694 gene encoding uncharacterized protein, with translation MEHQIANCPLISDAQSAGKPNPKPTNVGGTRSRVPARVYSLDQQSVPEPSKVVEDPGATHSFVTPAFMFGIDVKAERLPYDLEVKTPTGNQSLLANEVYRNCDIWVGEWKLVIDLISLTIKGYDVILEMDWLAHYHARVDCRMKVVEFCIPSEATLKLDVRGMLASSALISGIRVRKLLSYGARGYLAFLVNTPGEKIKLEDMPVINEYPDMFPEELVSLPPKREIEFRLT, from the exons ATGGAGCACCAGATTGCCAATTGTCCACTAATCAGTGATGCTCAATCAGCTGGCAAACCAAACCCTAAACCAACCAATGTAGGAGGGACCAGGTCAAGGGTGCCAGCCAGGGTATACTCTTTGGACCAGCAATCGGTACCTGAACCATCGAAagtagtggaag accctggtgcAACCCATTCTTTTGTTACCCCCGCATTTATGTTTGGAATTGATGTGAAAGCCGAAAGgctaccatatgacctagaagtgaAGACACCTACGGGTAACCAATCTTTACTTGCCAATGAGGTGTATAGAAACTGTGATATTTGGGTTGGTGAGTGGAAATTAGTCATTGACCTTATAAGTCTAACTATTAAGGGATACGACGTTATTTTAGaaatggattggctagctcatTATCATGCTCGAGTAGATTGTCGTATGAAGGTGGTTGAGTTTTGCATACCGAGTGAGGCAACTCTAAAACTAGACGTGAGGGGTATGCTAGCCTCATCTGCCCTTATTTCGGGAATAAGGGTTAGGAAATTGCTTAGTTATGGGGCACGGGGTTATCTAGCTTTTCTAGTTAACACTCCAGGAGAAAAGATTAAGTTAGAAGATATGCCGGTGATCAATGAGTATCCAGACATGTTTCCGGAGGAGCTGGTGTCATTGCCACCCAAAAGAGAGATTGAATTTAGGTTGACCTAG